The following are encoded together in the Macadamia integrifolia cultivar HAES 741 chromosome 10, SCU_Mint_v3, whole genome shotgun sequence genome:
- the LOC122091779 gene encoding uncharacterized protein LOC122091779 has product MARKGNQQRNGLDRNSLNHKIRVPESGAVSAAEKKEKVKSRNGKAADGEEPISGKQPGNPSVYMSAKTNSTGDDEKIDQRSRNLPSKEKPVMDRIPDSAHSVPASCNSVDPGGHASSSNASGSRADRRSSLRGNDSLNKLKTSLGCLLRYLPNKDSMEASVLSDHVIWRSLGASALSIFNAATGWVERQKPLFSIITTTIYDASGYARLKIQEVYPIVWRWLLQFGKLMLLISLIWFDCSLRGLDSLVRLGTTSFFAVIWCSILSLVAMIGIFKFLIVMAIAAVVAVYVGFTFATLFVAISASVLLWLYGSFWNTGIVILLGGVGFTLSYERSALLITTLYSLYCAKTYVGWLGLLLGMNLSFISSDVLVYLLKNNMNKRTRSYRDTEQGQSFSFYDEAVHPSFSENASMKSTDRSSGEASTSRVDSELTSEDEVVRLLNCTDHYSALGFSRYETVDVSLLKREYRKKAMLVHPDKNMGNEKAAEAFKKLQNAYEVLLDSPKQKAYDDELRREEILDCLRRFQNASQRNGRHGLFSSRFTHQADGDDPHGDSRRIACKKCGNFHVWVHTLKSKARARWCQDCKDFHQAKDGDGWVEQSFQPFFFGLLQKVDAPSAYVCVESRIFNATEWFVCQGMNCPANTHKPSFHVNTSIISKHSNAKGTGSGQRGGGMPAFNMEESMTEEEFFDWLQNAMQSGMFEAAGGSPSTGSPASQTGNFSRSGGSGTGTGTGNSKKKKKGRKQW; this is encoded by the exons ATGGCTCGGAAGGGAAATCAACAGAGAAATGGGTTGGATCGTAACTCTTTAAATCACAAGATTAGGGTTCCAGAATCGGGGGCTGTGTCTGCGgcggagaaaaaggaaaaggtgaAATCACGAAATGGTAAAGCTGCTGATGGAGAGGAACCCATAAGTGGTAAACAGCCAGGTAATCCTTCAGTGTACATGTCAGCTAAAACCAACTCTACAGGAGATGATGAGAAAATTGACCAAAGATCCAGGAACCTCCCCTCCAAAGAGAAACCTGTAATGGATAGAATTCCAGATTCAGCTCATTCAGTTCCTGCATCTTGTAACTCAGTGGACCCTGGGGGCCATGCATCTTCTTCGAATGCATCAGGATCAAGAGCAGACAGAAGATCATCACTTAGAGGGAACGACAGCTTGAACAAACTTAAAACTAGTCTTGGCTGCTTACTGCGTTATTTACCCAACAAAGATTCGATGGAAGCATCAGTTTTGTCAGATCATGTAATTTGGAGAAGTTTGGGGGCTTCTGCTTTGTCTATTTTTAATGCAGCCACTGGATGGGTAGAAAGGCAGAAGCCATTGTTTTCGATTATAACAACCACAATATATGATGCCAGTGGTTATGCTCGACTCAAGATCCAGGAAGTATATCCCATTGTTTGGAGGTGGCTTTTGCAATTTGGGAAATTAATGCTGCTCATATCCCTGATTTGGTTCGACTGTAGCCTTAGGGGCCTTGACTCCCTCGTACGATTGGGGACAACATCCTTTTTTGCAGTTATTTGGTGCAGCATTCTCTCACTGGTTGCTATGATTGGGATTTTTAAATTTCTGATAGTCATG GCAATAGCTGCTGTGGTTGCAGTTTACGTTGGGTTCACATTTGCAACTTTATTTGTTGCAATCTCTGCATCTGTTTTATTGTGGTTATATGGAAGTTTTTGGAATACAGGAATTGTTATCCTTTTAGGCG GGGTGGGATTCACATTGAGCTATGAACGGAGTGCACTCCTAATCACTACTCTATATTCCTTATATTGTGCAAAGACATATGTCGGATGGCTTGGTTTGCTTTTAGGAATGAATTTATCTTTCATCTCAAGTGATGTTCTTGTATACTTACTAAAGAATAACATGAACAAGCGTACTAGATCTTATAGGGACACAGAACAAGGACAATCATTTTCCTTCTATGATGAGGCTGTGCATCCTTCATTTTCTGAAAATGCTTCTATGAAGTCGACAGATCGTTCTTCTGGAGAAGCCTCCACCAGTAGGGTTGATTCTGAGCTGACATCTGAAGATGAAGTTGTGCGATTGTTAAACTGTACCGATCACTATTCTGCGTTGGGCTTTTCTCGCTATGAGACTGTAGATGTATCTTTACTCAAGCGGGAGTACAGGAAAAAG GCAATGCTGGTCCATCCTGATAAAAATATGGGCAATGAGAAGGCTGCAGAAGCCTTCAAAAAGCTCCAAAATGCATATGAG GTTTTACTTGATTCTCCGAAGCAAAAAGCATATGATGATGAACTCAGGAGAGAGGAGATATTGGACTGTTTGCGTCGGTTTCAGAATGCCTCTCAAAGG AATGGAAGACATGGTCTATTTTCCTCCCGATTCACACATCAGGCTGATGGTGATGATCCTCATGGAGATTCTAGAAGAATAGCCTGCAAGAAATGTGGCAATTTTCACGTCTGGGTCCATACCTTAAAATCTAAAGCTAGAGCAAGATGGTGCCAg GATTGCAAAGATTTTCATCAAGCTAAAGATGGAGATGGATGGGTTGAGCAGTCTTTCCAACCCTTCTTTTTCGGGTTGCTGCAGAAG GTTGATGCACCCTCTGCATATGTTTGTGTTGAAAGCAGAATATTCAATGCTACTGAATGGTTTGTCTGTCAG GGCATGAATTGTCCGGCAAACACTCACAAGCCAAGCTTTCATGTTAATACTAGTATTATCTCCAAGCATAGCAATGCCAAGGGAACAGGTTCAGGACAAAGGGGGGGTGGGATGCCAGCATTCAACATGGAAGAGAGCATGACAGAAGAGGAGTTTTTTGATTGGTTGCAGAATGCAATGCAGTCAGGCATGTTCGAAGCTGCAGGTGGTAGCCCTTCTACAGGGAGCCCTGCATCCCAAACTGGAAATTTCTCTAGGAGTGGTGGCAGTGGCACTGGCACTGGCACTGGCAAcagcaagaaaaagaagaagggcagGAAGCAGTGGTGA
- the LOC122090955 gene encoding uncharacterized protein LOC122090955: MSVVTEEIRAKAEVWCGDEMGQQKTKFFLKEAGLPNGLLPLKNILECGYVEETGFVWVKQKEKIEHKFEKIGDLTSYATEVTAYVEPKKIRKLTGVKVRELLLWITLTDIYVNDPPSDDKISFKSSVGISKTFPVAAFQVAENDGQGGVGVATAKEGAVVEI; this comes from the coding sequence atgtcGGTAGTGACAGAGGAGATAAGAGCTAAGGCAgaggtgtggtgtggagacgaGATGGGACAACAGAAGACCAAATTCTTCCTCAAAGAAGCAGGATTACCGAACGGATTGCTGCCTCTGAAGAACATACTTGAGTGTGGGTATGTGGAAGAGACGGGATTCGTGTGGGTGAAGCAGAAAGAGAAGATTGAGCACAAGTTCGAGAAAATTGGGGATTTGACCTCGTATGCTACCGAGGTCACAGCCTATGTGGAGCCGAAGAAGATCAGGAAACTGACCGGAGTGAAGGTAAGGGAGTTGCTGTTGTGGATCACACTCACTGATATCTACGTGAACGATCCTCCTTCCGACGACAAGATTAGCTTCAAGAGCAGCGTCGGTATCTCCAAGACTTTTCCGGTGGCTGCGTTTCAGGTCGCGGAGAACGATGGTCAGGGAGGAGTGGGAGTCGCCACCGCCAAGGAAGGAGCGGTAGTTGAGATCTAG